A stretch of the Ensifer sp. PDNC004 genome encodes the following:
- a CDS encoding dynamin produces the protein MNRNTIIGIVVVVVLIVLAVMFLKPGANQQATETAPATTTTQPATTEQPATTQQPATTDQSATPPATTTQPSTTQPATSP, from the coding sequence ATGAATCGAAACACCATCATCGGTATCGTGGTTGTCGTCGTGCTCATTGTACTTGCAGTGATGTTCCTCAAACCGGGGGCGAACCAGCAGGCAACCGAGACAGCACCGGCAACGACGACGACACAGCCAGCAACCACCGAGCAGCCAGCGACGACCCAGCAGCCCGCAACGACAGACCAGTCGGCGACACCGCCTGCAACAACCACGCAGCCGTCGACGACGCAGCCTGCGACGAGCCCGTAA
- a CDS encoding S24 family peptidase codes for MDELRHLIREAVDAKKTTYKDLSIAIGKNHAYIQQFVERETPRELRERDARAIVELIQGAATAGEAAPRRAPGFAPQIVPGEQLVGHRDLPIFAAAQGGDGHVIVTFDAVEYVKRPSVLEGVKGAYGIYLTGSSMIPAYEPGDMALVHPHLPPARDKDVVLYHVPPANDAEAIIKRLVSFNDREWTLRQYNPFLEFTESRVEWSFCHRVVGKYSAR; via the coding sequence ATGGACGAATTGCGCCACCTCATCCGGGAAGCAGTCGACGCGAAGAAGACGACCTACAAGGATCTGTCGATCGCGATCGGGAAGAACCATGCCTATATCCAGCAGTTCGTGGAGCGGGAGACGCCGCGGGAACTGCGCGAGCGCGACGCCCGCGCGATCGTCGAGCTGATCCAGGGCGCTGCGACCGCCGGCGAGGCCGCGCCCAGACGCGCGCCGGGTTTTGCGCCGCAGATCGTGCCCGGCGAGCAGCTCGTCGGCCATCGCGATCTGCCGATCTTTGCGGCCGCGCAAGGCGGCGACGGCCATGTGATCGTCACCTTCGATGCGGTCGAATATGTCAAGCGCCCGTCCGTACTCGAGGGCGTCAAGGGCGCCTATGGCATTTACCTGACCGGTAGCTCGATGATCCCGGCCTATGAGCCGGGCGACATGGCGCTCGTCCACCCGCATCTGCCGCCGGCCCGCGACAAGGACGTGGTGCTCTACCATGTGCCGCCTGCCAACGATGCCGAGGCGATCATCAAGCGCCTCGTCTCGTTCAACGACCGCGAATGGACGCTGAGGCAATACAACCCCTTCCTGGAGTTCACCGAAAGCCGGGTCGAATGGTCCTTCTGCCACCGGGTCGTCGGCAAATACAGCGCGCGGTAA
- a CDS encoding class I SAM-dependent methyltransferase gives MTEMTSPELSGKEQRAKRTRWQKLSRKNYFGGKLSTKNLVRLCQENASNKRTIIVHTEDVDYTEFFPNSFLVSKSDRKKADLVVDTHYHLDAIESESYDIVLCTGLLEHVPDPQRLIDDMRRILKPNGKLIISASAVFSFHEGPENYFHFTPFSFKMLFKDWSEIEDLRGSSMPFETIGILMQRILLQCDVFPLARPFIELMARSARFFDVFITQQYDTTWKYTDDHKIDSMMPSNIQAVVRK, from the coding sequence ATGACGGAAATGACTTCCCCGGAACTCAGCGGCAAGGAACAGCGGGCGAAACGCACGCGCTGGCAAAAGCTCTCGCGTAAGAACTACTTCGGGGGAAAGCTTTCGACGAAGAACCTGGTGCGGCTATGCCAGGAAAATGCTTCGAACAAGCGCACGATCATCGTTCACACCGAAGACGTTGACTATACTGAGTTTTTCCCGAACTCGTTCCTGGTCTCGAAGTCCGATCGCAAGAAGGCCGATCTCGTCGTCGACACGCATTACCATCTCGATGCGATCGAGAGCGAAAGCTACGATATCGTGCTCTGTACCGGCCTGCTCGAGCATGTTCCCGATCCGCAGCGGCTGATCGACGACATGCGCCGGATTTTGAAGCCGAACGGCAAGCTGATCATCTCCGCCTCGGCGGTGTTCTCCTTCCATGAGGGGCCCGAGAACTATTTCCACTTCACGCCCTTCTCCTTCAAGATGCTGTTCAAGGACTGGAGCGAGATCGAAGACCTGCGCGGCTCGAGCATGCCGTTCGAGACGATCGGCATTCTGATGCAGCGCATCCTTCTGCAGTGCGACGTGTTTCCGCTGGCGCGGCCGTTCATCGAACTCATGGCGCGCTCGGCCCGGTTCTTCGACGTCTTCATTACTCAGCAGTACGATACGACGTGGAAATACACCGACGATCACAAGATCGATTCGATGATGCCTTCCAATATTCAAGCCGTGGTGAGGAAATAG
- a CDS encoding glycosyltransferase family 2 protein, with protein MATWYETTKVERRERRMNHAVDLRCVSPQGQTSLYPDDLPLIFLTRNDAKLMPGFLAHYRSLGITRFICVDDASSDGTREFLLCQPDVDLWASSVRYKDARRGRAWRESLFALYGGERWYVNVDSDEFLIYDDCENRTLWSVIHALEGLKISRLPAPMLDMYPVDLGAADIDQLKTSAPWEVADHFDSRGYTLTTTKRAITIKGGARHREFESDLELIKYPLIFWDEDCRFGPSIHQPLPYQRNFSSILGTLLHFKFFADYQKVINDAVADGQYFDGSAAYAKMTDALSSTGALQLFSESSLKFDGSKQLLRLGFITAVPKAADEGR; from the coding sequence ATCGCGACCTGGTACGAAACGACCAAGGTCGAGCGGCGTGAGCGCAGGATGAACCATGCGGTCGATCTGCGCTGCGTTAGCCCCCAGGGGCAGACGTCGCTCTATCCCGATGACCTGCCGCTGATCTTTTTGACCCGCAACGACGCCAAGCTGATGCCGGGCTTTCTCGCCCATTACCGGTCGCTCGGTATCACCCGCTTCATCTGTGTCGACGATGCCTCCAGCGACGGCACGCGCGAGTTCCTGCTCTGTCAGCCGGATGTCGATCTGTGGGCGTCCTCGGTCCGTTACAAGGATGCCCGGCGCGGACGCGCCTGGAGAGAATCGCTTTTTGCGCTTTATGGCGGCGAGCGCTGGTATGTGAACGTCGATTCCGACGAGTTCCTGATCTATGACGATTGCGAAAACCGCACGCTCTGGTCCGTCATCCACGCGCTCGAGGGCCTGAAGATCTCGCGCCTGCCGGCGCCGATGCTGGACATGTACCCCGTCGATCTCGGGGCCGCCGACATCGACCAGCTGAAGACCAGCGCCCCTTGGGAGGTCGCCGATCACTTCGACAGCCGCGGCTACACCCTGACGACGACCAAGCGGGCGATCACCATCAAGGGCGGCGCCCGCCACCGCGAATTCGAATCGGACCTCGAGCTGATCAAGTATCCGCTGATCTTTTGGGACGAGGACTGTCGCTTCGGCCCCAGCATCCACCAGCCGCTCCCCTACCAGCGCAACTTCTCATCTATTCTCGGCACGTTGCTCCACTTCAAGTTCTTTGCCGACTACCAGAAGGTCATCAACGACGCGGTGGCCGATGGGCAATATTTCGACGGCTCGGCGGCCTACGCCAAGATGACGGATGCGCTGTCGAGCACCGGCGCGCTGCAACTCTTCTCCGAATCCTCGCTGAAGTTCGATGGATCGAAGCAATTGCTGCGGCTCGGCTTCATTACCGCGGTCCCGAAGGCGGCCGACGAAGGCCGTTAA